One window from the genome of Natrialba magadii ATCC 43099 encodes:
- a CDS encoding PH domain-containing protein has protein sequence MAPTMNRLHPLSAVTYALQYGFLWLWIPVVLLLVLAGAFDPISGAWVPFAAPFGFLAGIAYGIAYYYRFGYEVTDDTVDVSSGVFARRSREIPYGRIQNVDIRQGVLQRLLDLAIVSIETAGGGTTEATLNFVSEAEATRLQREIRRRTAAARDRRRASQAGEETAGIDTDSPRQTDPRESADQRDQAAEEEPWDHPLESGLDADSDADADADPDSELEPGPEPASESEPVPDADRVPAPDSESAAEVGSETDHDRMGPQPTDAVDDDEYDTFDKFDDGAGFDEHADQDDRDEFDEFGQPQKQPLFDLQARELLLYSFTSIRAAAVAGVLFVFFLGTDLVFDYLLTVAEPVGGPEDLGTGTPTNYGILTIVSLINGIVITYILSVAYTFATYYDFRLGRVDEDFVYERGLLQRYSGSIPAEKVQSVTVTDNPLQRLIGYAGLWVETAGYGPESNGGSQSAVPLAEKARVYTFTENLTGVETPKFEQLPKLARRRYLARYSIIASVIVAIAFGITQVTVLERWYLAAVVFAAVPPAAHLRYVNLGYYVGEDHLVVRRGFWKRQTTVIPYYRIQTVSTRRSIFQRRLGLASLVIDTASSRTMVRGTPTIYDEELGDARDVHYECRERLQTALRERAEADDLGVSVDFT, from the coding sequence ATGGCTCCGACTATGAACAGACTCCATCCGCTCAGCGCGGTCACGTACGCCCTCCAGTACGGCTTCCTCTGGCTCTGGATTCCGGTCGTCCTCCTGCTCGTGCTGGCAGGGGCGTTCGACCCGATCAGCGGCGCCTGGGTACCGTTCGCCGCTCCGTTCGGCTTTCTTGCGGGCATCGCCTACGGGATCGCCTACTACTATCGCTTTGGCTACGAGGTCACCGACGACACCGTCGACGTCTCCTCGGGCGTGTTCGCCCGCCGCTCTCGCGAGATTCCGTACGGCCGCATTCAGAACGTCGACATCAGACAGGGCGTCCTGCAACGGCTGCTCGATCTCGCAATCGTCTCGATCGAGACCGCTGGCGGCGGAACGACCGAAGCGACGCTGAACTTCGTCAGCGAAGCCGAAGCAACCCGCCTCCAGCGCGAGATTCGCCGCCGAACGGCTGCGGCGCGAGACCGCCGCAGAGCGAGCCAGGCGGGCGAGGAGACGGCTGGCATAGATACTGACTCCCCCCGTCAGACCGACCCGCGTGAGTCCGCTGACCAACGCGACCAGGCTGCGGAGGAGGAGCCGTGGGATCATCCACTCGAGTCCGGTCTGGATGCGGATTCGGATGCGGATGCGGATGCGGATCCGGATTCAGAGCTGGAGCCAGGTCCAGAGCCAGCCTCGGAGTCTGAACCAGTCCCGGACGCGGATCGCGTTCCTGCTCCCGACTCCGAGTCGGCGGCCGAAGTCGGATCCGAGACCGATCACGACCGTATGGGTCCGCAACCGACCGACGCGGTCGATGACGATGAGTACGATACGTTCGATAAATTCGACGACGGTGCTGGATTTGACGAGCATGCTGACCAAGACGACCGCGACGAGTTCGACGAATTCGGTCAGCCACAGAAACAGCCGCTGTTCGACCTGCAGGCTCGCGAGTTGCTGCTCTACTCGTTCACATCGATTCGAGCCGCAGCGGTTGCAGGTGTGCTCTTCGTCTTCTTCCTGGGAACCGATCTGGTCTTTGACTACCTGTTGACGGTCGCCGAACCGGTCGGCGGCCCGGAAGATCTCGGAACCGGGACGCCCACGAATTACGGCATCCTGACGATCGTCTCGCTAATCAACGGTATTGTCATCACGTACATCCTGAGCGTGGCCTACACGTTTGCGACGTACTACGACTTCCGGCTCGGTCGCGTCGACGAGGACTTCGTCTACGAACGCGGGCTGCTCCAGCGCTACAGCGGCTCGATCCCGGCCGAGAAGGTCCAGTCCGTAACGGTCACGGACAACCCGCTCCAGCGCCTGATCGGCTACGCCGGCCTCTGGGTCGAAACCGCAGGCTACGGCCCCGAGAGCAACGGCGGGAGTCAGTCCGCCGTCCCACTGGCCGAGAAAGCGCGCGTCTACACGTTCACCGAGAACCTGACCGGCGTCGAGACGCCGAAGTTCGAACAGCTACCCAAGCTTGCACGCCGGCGCTATCTCGCGCGATACTCCATCATTGCCAGCGTCATCGTCGCCATTGCGTTCGGGATCACGCAGGTGACCGTACTCGAGCGCTGGTATCTCGCGGCCGTCGTCTTCGCCGCGGTGCCGCCGGCGGCACACCTGCGCTACGTCAATCTCGGCTACTACGTCGGAGAGGACCATCTCGTGGTTCGACGTGGCTTCTGGAAGCGCCAGACGACCGTGATTCCCTACTACCGGATTCAGACCGTGTCGACGCGCCGGTCGATCTTCCAGCGTCGACTCGGCCTCGCCTCGCTCGTGATCGACACGGCGAGTTCGCGGACGATGGTTCGCGGCACGCCGACGATATACGACGAGGAACTCGGGGATGCACGAGACGTCCACTACGAGTGTCGTGAGCGACTCCAGACGGCACTCCGTGAGCGAGCGGAGGCCGACGACCTCGGCGTTTCGGTGGATTTTACCTGA
- a CDS encoding PH domain-containing protein — MESLHPRIRLLWIAQAAILAIILGIVLAAIDPWLLEIPTVAQVGVVVVGIVLGLAYAVRLYQVWQFELQPDALYLERGVITFVETAVPFVRVQHVDTQFGPIERALGLSSVIVYTAGSRNADVRIPGLTPERARELQDTLRDLAIESEADDAV; from the coding sequence ATGGAATCACTACACCCCCGGATCAGACTGCTCTGGATCGCCCAGGCTGCGATTCTGGCGATCATCCTCGGGATCGTCCTCGCCGCCATCGACCCGTGGCTCCTCGAGATTCCGACCGTCGCTCAGGTAGGCGTCGTCGTCGTCGGAATCGTTCTCGGGCTCGCCTACGCCGTTCGGCTCTATCAGGTCTGGCAATTCGAACTCCAGCCCGACGCGCTCTACCTCGAACGGGGCGTCATCACGTTCGTCGAAACCGCCGTTCCGTTCGTGCGCGTCCAGCACGTCGACACCCAGTTCGGCCCGATCGAGCGCGCACTCGGCCTCTCGAGTGTCATCGTCTACACGGCTGGCTCGCGTAACGCCGACGTTCGGATTCCGGGATTGACACCGGAGCGAGCGCGTGAGCTACAGGACACCCTTCGCGACCTCGCCATCGAGAGCGAGGCCGACGACGCGGTCTGA
- a CDS encoding BolA family protein has protein sequence MNPADVADLIESELEDADATVRPARDKHDEDHLAATVISPAFEGQSLVQQHQQVYDALDDHMTTDIHALELSTYTPDEYEEHGGAEDE, from the coding sequence ATGAACCCAGCAGACGTCGCAGACCTGATCGAATCGGAACTCGAGGACGCCGACGCGACGGTGCGACCTGCCCGAGACAAACACGACGAGGACCACCTCGCGGCGACGGTCATCTCGCCGGCTTTCGAGGGTCAATCACTGGTTCAACAACACCAGCAGGTCTACGACGCCCTCGATGACCACATGACGACGGATATCCACGCACTCGAGCTCTCGACGTACACGCCGGACGAGTACGAGGAGCACGGTGGAGCGGAGGACGAGTAA
- a CDS encoding DUF7523 family protein has translation MSLAAETRRAVEAHPFLVTALRAGVANYTAAARFLSGDESDAATGVGESSDSVAEIDGDIDAIATALRRYAEELPAQTHDARDVSVRMESSIGTVDDPGSALVTVGGTAFGSNGGDLTAIYATGAVDAAALAATLESLAVAKIEPVAAAVGNETLIVIVERREGANAVRTVEAALERVPSTE, from the coding sequence ATGTCACTGGCAGCCGAGACGCGCCGCGCGGTCGAGGCCCACCCGTTTCTCGTGACGGCGCTTCGCGCGGGCGTCGCGAACTACACTGCCGCCGCTCGGTTTCTCTCGGGCGACGAGTCCGATGCAGCTACTGGCGTTGGCGAGAGCAGCGACAGTGTCGCCGAGATCGACGGCGACATCGACGCCATCGCCACCGCGCTCCGACGCTACGCCGAGGAGCTCCCCGCCCAAACCCACGACGCTCGCGACGTCAGCGTCCGCATGGAGAGCAGCATCGGCACGGTTGACGACCCCGGCTCCGCGCTCGTCACCGTCGGCGGCACCGCCTTCGGCTCCAACGGCGGCGACCTGACCGCAATCTACGCCACCGGCGCGGTTGACGCCGCCGCGCTGGCGGCCACACTCGAGTCCCTTGCCGTCGCAAAGATAGAACCGGTGGCGGCGGCCGTCGGGAATGAGACGCTGATTGTAATTGTCGAGCGCCGGGAGGGGGCGAACGCGGTGCGGACGGTGGAGGCGGCGCTGGAACGGGTGCCGTCGACTGAGTAG